The Candidatus Thermoplasmatota archaeon genome includes a window with the following:
- a CDS encoding DUF296 domain-containing protein gives MQIKEEGNVIVAKFVEGNAIKNLEKLAIEQDIQSAAILSGIGMLKNAVAGYFDGRKYIEKKIEGAAELVSMQGNIGKDGEDNIICHIHVALAPPDHRLIGGHLLDGEVHVVNEIILQKLKDIKIRRERNSDGLMEMRLK, from the coding sequence ATGCAGATAAAGGAAGAAGGGAATGTCATAGTTGCAAAATTTGTTGAGGGCAACGCTATAAAAAATCTGGAGAAACTGGCGATCGAGCAGGACATACAATCTGCGGCGATTCTATCAGGCATAGGCATGTTGAAAAATGCTGTTGCAGGCTATTTTGACGGCAGGAAATACATTGAAAAAAAGATAGAGGGGGCAGCAGAACTGGTATCGATGCAGGGCAATATTGGTAAAGATGGAGAAGACAATATTATATGCCACATTCACGTAGCTTTAGCTCCTCCAGATCATCGCCTTATTGGAGGACATCTGCTCGACGGGGAAGTTCATGTTGTGAATGAGATTATTCTGCAGAAACTAAAGGACATAAAAATACGCAGGGAAAGGAATTCAGATGGTTTAATGGAAATGAGACTGAAATAA